One genomic region from Candidatus Bathyarchaeia archaeon encodes:
- the albA gene encoding DNA-binding protein Alba produces MSEEKPKKAAKEEKAAKPAQANENTVLIGKKPIMNYVVACLTFFNSGAQKIVVKARGRAISRAVDTVELLRRAFMKDLQLKEIKIGTEEVTRGEGQKTNVSTIEITVAKP; encoded by the coding sequence ATGTCGGAGGAAAAGCCTAAGAAAGCCGCCAAAGAAGAAAAAGCCGCCAAACCAGCACAAGCAAACGAGAACACTGTGCTGATCGGCAAAAAACCAATAATGAACTACGTGGTCGCCTGCCTAACCTTCTTCAATTCTGGTGCCCAAAAAATTGTTGTAAAGGCTAGGGGGCGGGCGATCAGCAGAGCAGTTGACACCGTTGAATTGTTGAGGAGGGCTTTCATGAAAGACCTGCAGTTGAAAGAAATCAAGATAGGCACAGAGGAAGTCACTCGCGGCGAGGGACAGAAAACCAACGTTTCAACTATCGAAATAACCGTTGCAAAGCCATAA
- the porD gene encoding pyruvate synthase subunit PorD, which yields MPLTPISYPTFGSMGKTGSWRTFRPVIDYSKCTKCTLCWVYCPDAAITRREDDSPEIDYDYCKGCGICANECPVKAIAMHREEE from the coding sequence ATGCCTCTCACCCCAATATCTTATCCAACCTTTGGAAGCATGGGAAAAACCGGGTCTTGGAGAACCTTCCGCCCCGTAATAGATTATTCAAAATGCACAAAATGCACGCTTTGCTGGGTTTACTGCCCAGACGCGGCCATAACAAGACGTGAAGATGACTCCCCCGAAATTGACTATGACTATTGCAAGGGATGCGGCATATGCGCAAACGAGTGCCCAGTTAAGGCGATAGCCATGCATAGGGAGGAGGAATAA
- the porB gene encoding pyruvate synthase subunit PorB — protein sequence MVTIKEFPKEEYLLKGHAACAGCGPSIALRLLFKALGNKVIMVVPACCTTVIQGPYPYTSFAVPLQNMLFEATGATCSGIVAALKIRGLEDITVVGWAGDGGTVDIGIQALSGAAERETNFIYICYDNEAYGNTGLQRSGATPYGAWTTTTPTGKRERKKNMPLIMAAHKIPYVATACPSYPVDFVNKLRKAREIRGTKYIHVLTPCPTGWRYDTSKTVEIGRLAVQTGIWALYEIENGRFRLNSPSDRLIDKSKRKPVREYLAMQDRFRHLTEADIEKIQQWVDEDWEYYRKLASNECV from the coding sequence ATGGTTACAATTAAAGAGTTTCCGAAGGAGGAGTACCTGCTTAAAGGACATGCGGCTTGTGCTGGATGCGGTCCATCAATAGCTCTTCGCCTCCTTTTCAAAGCCCTTGGAAACAAGGTCATCATGGTGGTGCCTGCGTGCTGTACCACGGTTATCCAAGGGCCATATCCATATACTTCCTTTGCAGTCCCCCTTCAGAACATGCTTTTTGAGGCTACTGGCGCCACTTGTTCTGGGATAGTGGCAGCTCTAAAAATTCGAGGTTTGGAAGACATAACGGTGGTGGGGTGGGCTGGTGACGGGGGAACGGTTGACATAGGCATACAAGCCCTATCTGGTGCTGCTGAGCGGGAAACCAACTTCATTTACATATGCTATGACAATGAGGCTTATGGGAATACGGGGCTTCAAAGGAGTGGAGCCACACCTTATGGTGCTTGGACAACCACGACGCCCACTGGTAAGAGGGAGAGGAAGAAGAACATGCCCCTAATAATGGCTGCCCATAAGATACCTTATGTCGCCACTGCATGTCCCTCCTATCCAGTGGATTTCGTTAACAAGTTGAGGAAAGCTAGAGAAATTAGGGGAACCAAGTACATCCATGTTTTGACTCCTTGCCCCACTGGTTGGCGCTACGACACCAGCAAAACTGTGGAAATTGGACGGCTTGCTGTTCAAACCGGCATATGGGCTCTTTACGAGATTGAAAATGGAAGGTTTAGGCTTAACTCTCCCAGCGACCGCTTAATTGATAAGTCGAAACGTAAGCCGGTTAGGGAATATTTGGCTATGCAGGATAGATTCCGCCACTTAACAGAGGCTGACATTGAAAAGATTCAGCAATGGGTTGACGAAGACTGGGAATACTACCGAAAATTAGCCTCCAACGAGTGTGTCTGA
- a CDS encoding acetyl ornithine aminotransferase family protein, translating to MADYPKIVVTPPGPKARELVKKDERFISPSYVRFYPLVIESGKGCIVRDVDGNEYIDFNSGLACLNVGHNHPKVIEAIKRQCDRFLHYSNTDFYYNEVIALAEKLAEITPGNFEKKVYFGNSGTEAVEAAIKLAKWHTRKQLFIGFINAFHGRTIGSLSLTASKPAQRRYFFPLMPGVNHVPYPYCYRCPFKQTYPDCHYWCVDFIDEFVLQKYAPPEDVAAIVFEPIQGEGGYVVPPPEYFQRLKKLADKYGILLIDDEVQSGMGRTGKWFAIEHWNVEPDILCSAKALASGLPLGATIAKAKIMDWVGGSHASTFGGNPLSCVAAMAVIDVIKEERLLENATKQGTYILKRLEELKEKSEIVGDVRGKGLMIGVEFVEDRDSKKPAPQKANEIMMRSWKRGVAVITCGISTLRIMPPLNITRELVDAGLEIIEDVVREVEKEK from the coding sequence ATGGCAGATTATCCAAAAATTGTTGTAACCCCACCGGGACCAAAGGCAAGGGAACTTGTGAAAAAGGATGAAAGGTTCATTTCGCCTTCATACGTGCGTTTCTACCCCCTTGTCATCGAGTCTGGCAAAGGCTGCATAGTCCGAGACGTCGACGGAAACGAGTACATCGATTTTAACTCTGGGCTGGCATGCTTAAACGTTGGGCATAATCATCCAAAAGTTATTGAAGCCATTAAAAGACAGTGTGACCGCTTCCTCCACTACTCAAACACAGACTTCTATTATAACGAGGTTATCGCGCTTGCTGAAAAGCTTGCAGAAATTACGCCTGGAAACTTCGAGAAAAAGGTTTACTTCGGCAACAGCGGAACAGAAGCCGTTGAAGCGGCGATTAAGCTGGCTAAATGGCACACGCGGAAACAGCTTTTCATAGGCTTCATTAACGCCTTCCACGGGCGCACAATAGGCTCCTTATCTTTAACGGCGAGCAAGCCCGCTCAAAGGCGTTACTTCTTCCCCTTAATGCCGGGCGTAAACCATGTTCCATACCCATATTGCTATCGTTGCCCCTTTAAGCAAACCTACCCCGACTGCCACTACTGGTGTGTCGACTTCATAGACGAGTTTGTACTGCAAAAATATGCACCACCAGAAGATGTAGCCGCAATAGTTTTCGAGCCAATTCAGGGCGAAGGCGGATACGTTGTACCGCCACCAGAATACTTCCAACGCCTAAAGAAGCTTGCCGACAAATACGGCATCTTACTGATAGACGACGAAGTTCAGTCTGGAATGGGGCGAACTGGAAAATGGTTCGCCATTGAACACTGGAATGTTGAGCCAGACATATTGTGCAGTGCCAAGGCTTTGGCTTCTGGACTACCCTTAGGCGCAACTATCGCAAAGGCAAAAATAATGGACTGGGTTGGAGGCTCCCACGCAAGCACCTTCGGCGGAAACCCGCTATCGTGTGTCGCAGCAATGGCTGTTATAGACGTCATTAAAGAGGAACGGCTGTTGGAGAACGCCACCAAGCAGGGAACCTATATCCTAAAAAGACTTGAGGAGCTGAAGGAGAAAAGCGAAATAGTTGGGGATGTCAGAGGCAAAGGTTTAATGATAGGCGTTGAATTCGTGGAAGACAGAGACAGCAAAAAGCCAGCCCCCCAAAAGGCGAATGAAATTATGATGCGGTCATGGAAAAGAGGAGTAGCCGTCATCACGTGTGGAATCTCAACCCTAAGGATTATGCCGCCCCTCAACATTACAAGGGAGCTTGTAGACGCTGGACTGGAAATAATTGAAGATGTTGTAAGGGAAGTTGAAAAAGAGAAGTAG
- a CDS encoding DUF2070 family protein translates to MTDDTSSSQYLDKAAKHYSLLFRLPAYKRIVLLLFVFCVVCGFLSTFSFAPSLLGIAYGLLLGFTLFCITLLVNYFLALFVLKGDPIYDLRRTAALSLFCWAFWLPFIFMGYLASYFTSRPFWVAGLCLLGFSAVLIFRIIALYSTSSLSYPRFLLASTLPPFLWLTPFVLLWWLNHANVATILGFSVIASAISFVSSFSFISALNRIGKRSIGEQSIPIFRAFLLNWVADLNAPFEVFLEKLSEEHDIEISIARFEGSNSKTFIVVPSVHPGPFKNVGSSLLPFMLKTALEQKFGGNACVPLGLLGHELDVASQSQLQKIIFGALESADFEAREVKAAPFIKVSDGLATACCQIFGKTALISFSLAPKTTEDFPQELGEAVRREAERLGLKSCIAINAHNSINGVVDAQTALDALKHVAVACLKEAVSLRPAPFKVGAANVVPKEFSLKDGMGPGGITVVAIEVGSQRTAYVVVDGNNMVSGLREKILDKLKSLGFADGEVFTTDTHAVNAVTFNERGYHPVGEVMSHEKLIGYIVEAAKNALASLEQAKFGYRRALIPKVRVIGQKPLEKLCVLTDNVLKTGKRIVVPLFGATFLVLMLILMLILPYI, encoded by the coding sequence GTGACTGACGACACATCTTCCAGCCAGTACCTGGATAAGGCGGCTAAGCATTACTCATTACTTTTCAGACTTCCAGCATATAAAAGAATAGTCTTGCTCCTATTCGTGTTTTGTGTGGTTTGTGGTTTTTTATCGACTTTTAGTTTCGCTCCCTCACTTCTTGGAATAGCCTATGGTCTGCTCCTGGGCTTTACGTTGTTTTGTATAACATTGCTTGTGAATTATTTCTTAGCACTGTTTGTATTAAAAGGGGACCCCATTTACGACTTAAGGAGAACCGCTGCTCTCTCCCTATTCTGTTGGGCTTTTTGGCTCCCGTTCATTTTTATGGGATATTTGGCATCTTATTTCACATCCCGTCCTTTTTGGGTGGCTGGGCTTTGTCTCTTGGGCTTTTCCGCTGTTTTAATATTCCGCATTATTGCCTTATACTCAACTTCCTCCTTGAGTTATCCACGCTTTTTGTTAGCCTCTACTCTTCCGCCTTTTCTGTGGCTTACTCCATTTGTGCTTTTATGGTGGTTAAACCATGCCAATGTCGCAACTATTTTAGGCTTTTCAGTTATTGCGTCAGCTATTTCTTTCGTTTCAAGTTTCTCCTTTATCTCCGCCTTAAATCGTATTGGAAAACGTTCCATCGGCGAGCAATCCATCCCCATTTTTAGAGCTTTCCTGCTAAATTGGGTTGCAGACCTAAACGCTCCCTTCGAGGTTTTCCTTGAAAAATTAAGCGAGGAACACGACATTGAGATTTCAATAGCAAGGTTTGAGGGTTCAAACTCTAAAACGTTCATCGTCGTTCCATCGGTGCATCCTGGGCCGTTCAAGAATGTTGGGAGCAGCCTTTTGCCTTTCATGCTTAAAACAGCCTTGGAGCAAAAATTTGGGGGCAACGCATGTGTGCCACTGGGCTTGTTAGGCCACGAGCTTGATGTGGCCTCTCAAAGTCAACTCCAGAAAATAATTTTTGGCGCCCTTGAATCAGCAGACTTTGAGGCGAGAGAAGTTAAAGCCGCTCCTTTCATTAAAGTTAGCGATGGATTGGCTACTGCTTGTTGCCAAATTTTTGGGAAAACCGCCCTAATCTCATTTTCTCTTGCTCCAAAAACCACAGAGGATTTTCCGCAAGAATTAGGTGAAGCCGTTCGTAGAGAGGCTGAAAGGCTTGGTTTGAAGTCTTGTATAGCCATCAACGCTCATAACAGCATAAACGGCGTTGTGGACGCACAAACGGCGTTGGATGCTTTGAAACATGTTGCTGTTGCTTGTTTAAAAGAGGCGGTCTCCTTGCGTCCCGCTCCTTTTAAAGTAGGCGCTGCCAACGTTGTCCCTAAGGAGTTCAGCCTTAAAGACGGCATGGGTCCGGGAGGCATAACAGTGGTGGCTATTGAAGTGGGTTCGCAGAGGACTGCTTACGTGGTTGTTGATGGGAACAACATGGTTTCCGGCCTGCGGGAAAAGATTTTGGACAAGCTTAAGTCTTTGGGCTTTGCTGATGGTGAAGTTTTCACTACGGATACGCATGCTGTTAACGCTGTGACATTTAATGAACGCGGGTATCACCCAGTAGGCGAGGTTATGAGTCATGAGAAGCTGATAGGCTATATAGTCGAAGCCGCAAAGAACGCGTTGGCCAGTTTGGAACAAGCTAAGTTTGGATACAGACGCGCCCTCATTCCGAAAGTGAGGGTTATCGGCCAGAAACCGTTAGAGAAATTGTGTGTACTCACAGACAATGTTCTTAAGACTGGGAAGAGAATAGTTGTTCCATTATTTGGTGCAACGTTTCTCGTCTTAATGCTTATTTTAATGTTGATTTTACCCTATATTTAA
- a CDS encoding NAD(+)/NADH kinase produces the protein MFKSVGIVARYDKRKAIKLAEDIAEYVGKKGLEVYVEETLKGKVKKKGNFRPLGDMKTDLIITIGGDGTILRTCVAIPKPEPPILAINMGVRGFLTEVTPKEAYTAVEKCLKGDYITEKCAKLSITADKAEIPEALNEVLITVDEPVKLLYAKVSKNGEHVLDCQADGLMVATQTGSTGYSLSAGGPVLDPQVDAFVLTPICSLSVLRSMVFPSDSKITVTVLRPKRVMVVVDGAYKHVLESKNPCITVTRSKNATTFIRFRENFYNRLRSRLIFRGFGGKV, from the coding sequence ATGTTCAAAAGCGTCGGCATAGTGGCCCGCTACGACAAGCGAAAAGCCATAAAACTTGCAGAAGACATAGCGGAGTATGTAGGAAAAAAGGGTTTAGAGGTTTACGTCGAAGAAACGTTAAAGGGAAAAGTGAAGAAAAAGGGAAACTTCCGCCCGCTGGGAGACATGAAAACAGACCTTATAATAACGATTGGCGGAGACGGAACAATTTTAAGGACATGCGTTGCAATCCCAAAGCCTGAACCCCCAATCTTGGCAATAAATATGGGCGTTAGAGGCTTCTTAACAGAGGTTACGCCTAAAGAGGCTTATACGGCTGTGGAAAAGTGTCTTAAAGGCGACTACATAACGGAGAAATGTGCAAAACTCTCCATAACAGCAGACAAGGCAGAAATTCCAGAAGCGTTAAACGAGGTTCTCATAACTGTAGACGAGCCAGTAAAACTACTGTACGCCAAGGTTTCAAAAAATGGCGAGCATGTTCTAGACTGCCAAGCGGACGGATTGATGGTGGCCACCCAAACTGGGTCAACGGGCTATTCGCTTTCAGCCGGAGGACCGGTCCTAGATCCCCAAGTGGATGCTTTTGTTTTAACGCCCATATGCTCCCTAAGCGTTTTACGCTCAATGGTTTTCCCAAGCGACTCAAAAATCACGGTGACGGTGCTGAGACCCAAGCGGGTGATGGTTGTTGTTGATGGCGCGTATAAGCATGTTTTAGAGTCTAAAAACCCGTGCATAACGGTTACGCGTTCAAAAAACGCGACAACTTTCATCAGGTTTAGGGAGAACTTCTATAACCGTTTGAGAAGCAGGCTTATTTTCCGCGGTTTTGGAGGAAAAGTCTAA
- a CDS encoding translation initiation factor IF-5A has translation MSKPVDVGSLREGGYLIVDGEPCRIVEITKSKPGKHGSAKARIVAIGVFDGVKRSIVKPVDATAEVPIIEKRSGQIFAVTPTSVQIMDLETYEYLDAPYPEEEELKAKLAPGVEIEYWKILGKVKIVRTK, from the coding sequence GTGAGCAAGCCTGTTGATGTTGGGAGCCTCCGTGAGGGCGGCTACCTAATAGTTGATGGGGAACCATGCAGAATTGTTGAAATAACAAAATCCAAGCCTGGAAAACATGGCTCTGCGAAGGCGCGGATAGTTGCCATAGGCGTTTTTGACGGAGTTAAAAGAAGCATTGTTAAGCCAGTGGATGCAACAGCTGAAGTGCCAATAATTGAAAAGAGAAGCGGGCAAATTTTTGCTGTTACACCCACAAGTGTCCAAATTATGGACTTAGAAACGTATGAGTATTTGGATGCGCCTTACCCGGAAGAAGAGGAGCTTAAGGCTAAGCTGGCTCCTGGTGTCGAAATAGAGTATTGGAAGATACTTGGCAAAGTTAAGATTGTGAGAACAAAATAG
- a CDS encoding pyruvate kinase alpha/beta domain-containing protein has translation MNYVKREVVYFKSAGKENTDALLEIVKEYAEKESIKDIVVASTTGETGAKVTKIFRGYNVVVVTHHVGFQKPGESELKEEFKKEILNNGGKIFTGTHALSSVERAIRKDFGTLQPLELIANVLRLMGEGTKVCVEIVLMAADAGLIPVNRDVIAIAGTGRGADTALRIQPANSARFFDMKIREFIAKPSDF, from the coding sequence ATGAACTACGTTAAAAGAGAAGTTGTTTACTTTAAAAGTGCTGGAAAGGAAAATACTGACGCCTTACTGGAAATCGTCAAGGAATATGCGGAAAAAGAAAGCATAAAGGATATAGTTGTTGCGTCAACAACAGGCGAAACGGGAGCTAAAGTCACAAAAATCTTCAGGGGCTATAATGTTGTCGTCGTAACCCATCACGTCGGCTTCCAAAAGCCCGGAGAAAGCGAACTAAAAGAGGAGTTTAAAAAGGAAATCCTAAACAACGGTGGCAAAATTTTCACGGGGACCCACGCCCTCAGCAGTGTCGAGCGGGCTATACGAAAGGATTTTGGAACCCTCCAGCCCCTTGAGCTTATCGCAAATGTTCTTAGGCTTATGGGTGAAGGAACAAAAGTATGCGTGGAAATCGTTCTTATGGCGGCTGATGCTGGACTAATTCCAGTAAACAGAGACGTCATAGCCATAGCCGGAACCGGCAGAGGCGCCGACACCGCGTTGCGGATACAGCCAGCCAACTCTGCAAGGTTCTTCGACATGAAAATCAGGGAGTTTATAGCAAAGCCCTCCGACTTCTAA
- a CDS encoding GNAT family N-acetyltransferase, translating to MEIRKLTIDYYEELINLWRRAELPFKPKGRDSKEAIARQMSTNPEFFLGAFENGQLVGAVIVSSDGRKGWINRLAVDPDFRRRGVAKALIAEAERVLRQKGIRIFCALIESHNVASKELFKKCGYIEHHDIIYFSKRNGSEV from the coding sequence ATGGAAATTCGAAAACTAACAATAGACTATTATGAAGAGCTTATCAACCTTTGGCGCAGAGCGGAATTACCCTTCAAACCAAAGGGAAGAGACAGCAAAGAAGCCATAGCGAGGCAAATGAGCACAAATCCAGAATTCTTTTTAGGCGCGTTCGAAAACGGACAGTTAGTCGGCGCTGTCATTGTCAGCTCCGACGGAAGGAAGGGCTGGATAAACCGGCTGGCTGTAGACCCTGATTTTAGGCGTCGCGGCGTTGCGAAAGCCCTAATAGCAGAAGCTGAAAGGGTGCTTAGGCAAAAGGGAATAAGAATTTTCTGCGCCTTAATTGAAAGCCACAACGTGGCTTCTAAGGAACTTTTCAAAAAGTGCGGTTACATCGAACACCATGACATAATTTACTTTAGCAAAAGAAATGGCAGCGAAGTCTGA
- a CDS encoding transketolase C-terminal domain-containing protein has protein sequence MAQIIIDTANHIAGYAAKAARVKVVAAYPITPQTTVVEKIAEFVESGEMDAEYIRVESEHSAMAACIGAAAAGVRTFTATSAHGLALMHEALHWASGARLPIVMAVVNRAMGAPWSIWPDFSDSLSQRDTGWIQFYCADNQEVFDTIIQAYRICEDERVFLPAMVCLEGFILSHTYMPVKIHDQEEIDAFLPPYKSGWILDVNNPFSHANLVSPEWYMEFRYMIQEAMENAKRLIPEIDKEYGQRFGFQHGGLIDKYQCDDADLIICTMGTMGSEAKIAVDNLRKEGLKVGAARIRVYRPFPVEEVKKLAEQPSIIATIDRHISFGMEGFLASEIKASLYHMEDKPLLAGFIAGLGGRDVTFRTIEEIAKKSLKWMKMGRVEKETVWVDLRE, from the coding sequence ATGGCGCAAATCATAATTGACACTGCAAACCACATTGCTGGTTACGCTGCCAAAGCCGCAAGAGTTAAAGTGGTTGCCGCATACCCAATAACTCCGCAAACAACTGTTGTGGAGAAAATCGCCGAATTCGTCGAAAGCGGTGAGATGGATGCTGAATATATTCGTGTGGAATCCGAGCATAGTGCTATGGCAGCCTGCATAGGCGCTGCAGCAGCCGGAGTTAGAACGTTTACAGCTACTTCAGCTCATGGCTTGGCCTTGATGCATGAGGCTTTGCATTGGGCTTCTGGCGCTAGATTGCCAATAGTTATGGCTGTTGTTAACCGTGCAATGGGCGCGCCTTGGAGTATCTGGCCAGACTTTAGCGATTCGCTTTCGCAGCGGGACACTGGGTGGATTCAGTTCTACTGCGCTGACAACCAAGAGGTTTTCGACACGATTATACAAGCCTACAGAATATGTGAGGATGAACGGGTTTTTCTGCCAGCCATGGTATGCCTAGAAGGATTTATCTTATCCCACACGTATATGCCCGTGAAGATTCACGACCAAGAGGAAATTGACGCCTTTCTACCACCATACAAGTCTGGGTGGATTTTAGACGTGAACAACCCGTTCTCCCACGCGAATCTTGTTTCACCTGAATGGTACATGGAGTTCCGTTACATGATACAGGAGGCCATGGAAAACGCAAAGCGGCTGATACCAGAAATCGACAAGGAGTATGGGCAACGCTTCGGCTTCCAACACGGCGGGCTTATTGACAAATACCAATGCGATGATGCAGACTTAATCATTTGCACAATGGGGACCATGGGGAGTGAAGCCAAAATTGCTGTTGACAACCTTAGGAAAGAGGGCTTAAAAGTTGGAGCTGCAAGGATAAGGGTTTACCGTCCTTTCCCAGTTGAAGAGGTTAAAAAACTTGCCGAGCAACCAAGCATTATCGCCACAATAGACCGCCACATATCCTTCGGAATGGAAGGCTTCCTCGCATCAGAAATTAAGGCTTCACTTTACCACATGGAGGACAAGCCTCTATTAGCTGGCTTCATCGCCGGCTTAGGCGGGCGGGACGTGACATTCAGAACCATCGAGGAGATTGCCAAAAAATCGCTAAAGTGGATGAAAATGGGAAGAGTTGAAAAAGAAACTGTATGGGTTGATTTGAGGGAGTGA
- a CDS encoding pyruvate ferredoxin oxidoreductase subunit gamma, translating into MLREIRIHGRGGQGAVTAAQLLAHAAHIEGKHVQAFPYFGAERRGAPVKAFARISDAPILLHSQVYNPDYVVVLDPQLYKIIDVAEGLKKDGIIVMNTAKRPEELGFKGWRVATVDATSIALELNLRVAGLPVVNTSILGAFAGATGEVRLESVLKAIKENWRGSAGEKNARAAELAYERLVKGW; encoded by the coding sequence TTGCTTAGGGAAATTAGGATTCATGGGAGAGGTGGACAAGGCGCTGTAACCGCTGCGCAACTGTTGGCCCACGCGGCTCATATTGAGGGCAAGCATGTTCAAGCATTCCCATACTTTGGGGCTGAACGCAGAGGCGCGCCAGTTAAAGCCTTCGCCAGAATAAGCGACGCTCCTATTCTGCTTCACAGCCAAGTTTACAACCCAGATTATGTAGTGGTTCTAGACCCACAACTCTATAAAATAATAGACGTTGCTGAAGGCCTCAAAAAAGATGGAATAATAGTTATGAACACGGCAAAAAGGCCAGAAGAGCTTGGGTTTAAGGGCTGGCGAGTTGCCACCGTTGATGCAACAAGCATCGCCCTTGAACTGAACCTTCGTGTGGCAGGCTTACCAGTCGTGAACACTTCAATTTTGGGGGCCTTTGCCGGGGCAACCGGTGAAGTCCGTTTGGAAAGTGTTTTGAAAGCCATAAAAGAGAACTGGCGGGGCAGCGCCGGAGAGAAGAATGCCCGCGCTGCTGAGCTTGCCTACGAACGCCTAGTTAAGGGATGGTGA
- a CDS encoding MFS transporter, with amino-acid sequence MPLKEKLKTEFSFFKGNYLILIISWILMDFAHEIPGTYYSDYVIQLGGSPSILGLISFSSLFALASVQFLGGYLADKYGRRWLISTLTFGVAVSFIFYAAAPSWHYILLGGVLQSICLLYQPALNAMMADSLPPEKRGLGFSILNLIMSVSTTPAPIIALCLVANFGPMLGMRIAYTIVVIFYLAAAIVRLKLKESLLKAEKISLRNVLHFYPKALKDGINVWKLVPRSMLFLFISDLIMRLSQTMIQSLFLVYAFYVLQIGGTPTHGIPPQEDPALQLARIRWGYVMTALFICMLIFAVPAGKLIDKIGRKIPLITSHLLMVPAVLLFIYGNYPTLFLAMPLVGFSMLLGFSAYQSLFADLVPQEHRGKVTGSMNFFTYIAMGMGGAAGGFLYEVISPQLPFILTGVLTIPSIVIIIRYVYEPKPEKREA; translated from the coding sequence TTGCCGCTTAAAGAGAAGCTTAAGACGGAATTTTCCTTTTTCAAAGGGAACTATTTAATCCTCATCATAAGCTGGATTCTAATGGATTTTGCCCACGAAATTCCTGGAACATACTATTCAGATTATGTAATACAGCTGGGTGGAAGCCCGTCAATATTAGGCCTTATATCTTTCTCTTCACTTTTCGCTTTGGCTTCTGTTCAATTTCTCGGAGGCTATTTAGCCGACAAGTATGGGCGGCGATGGCTCATATCAACACTCACTTTTGGCGTGGCAGTTTCCTTCATTTTTTATGCTGCAGCACCCAGTTGGCACTACATTCTCCTTGGAGGAGTCTTGCAGAGCATCTGTCTTCTTTACCAGCCGGCGCTAAATGCTATGATGGCTGATTCGCTACCGCCGGAAAAGCGGGGCTTAGGCTTCTCTATTCTAAATCTTATAATGAGTGTTTCGACAACACCAGCGCCCATAATCGCCCTTTGTCTAGTTGCAAACTTTGGCCCGATGCTTGGAATGCGGATTGCATATACAATTGTTGTAATATTCTATTTGGCAGCTGCGATTGTGAGGTTGAAACTGAAGGAAAGCTTGCTAAAAGCGGAGAAAATAAGCTTAAGGAATGTCCTGCATTTCTATCCGAAAGCCTTGAAGGATGGAATAAATGTTTGGAAACTAGTTCCACGCTCAATGCTCTTCCTCTTCATCTCAGACTTAATAATGCGCTTGTCACAAACTATGATTCAGAGTTTGTTCTTGGTTTACGCCTTTTACGTGCTACAGATTGGGGGAACACCAACCCACGGAATACCACCTCAAGAAGACCCGGCACTTCAACTTGCACGCATAAGATGGGGATACGTAATGACAGCGCTTTTTATTTGCATGCTAATTTTTGCCGTCCCAGCTGGCAAACTGATAGACAAAATTGGAAGGAAAATTCCCCTCATAACATCTCATCTTTTAATGGTCCCAGCTGTTCTTCTCTTTATCTATGGAAACTATCCAACCTTGTTTTTAGCCATGCCGCTTGTGGGTTTTTCGATGCTCTTAGGGTTCTCCGCTTACCAGTCCCTATTTGCAGATCTTGTCCCACAAGAGCATCGCGGAAAAGTCACAGGTTCGATGAATTTCTTCACCTACATTGCCATGGGGATGGGTGGTGCTGCTGGAGGATTTTTATACGAAGTGATTTCTCCCCAGCTTCCATTTATTCTAACAGGAGTCTTGACAATACCTTCCATAGTCATAATAATTCGTTATGTTTATGAGCCGAAGCCAGAGAAAAGAGAAGCGTAA
- a CDS encoding preprotein translocase subunit Sec61beta, with product MSKKKKRSESAPMPAASAGLLRFFEEETEGVKVRPEILIAAAIALIVICILARLFF from the coding sequence ATGAGCAAGAAAAAGAAGAGAAGTGAGTCAGCGCCAATGCCTGCCGCAAGTGCTGGTTTGTTACGGTTTTTTGAAGAGGAGACAGAAGGCGTAAAAGTAAGACCAGAAATTCTAATAGCCGCAGCCATAGCCCTAATAGTGATATGCATCTTGGCACGGCTATTTTTCTAA